From the Ostrinia nubilalis chromosome 16, ilOstNubi1.1, whole genome shotgun sequence genome, one window contains:
- the LOC135079518 gene encoding centrosomal protein of 120 kDa-like, translated as MDELRGPNIQIVLHVKEGLGFGFLRSPFIVSGSLNGYMLETDPVVPTHAPVFDAELVWEADKRRFRSLRVQNVPVKVEVFTMGTQGRKDKIGYLLLSLLGAQPCPSNKLNDVKHTWHRLLGVKSEGKCCHPQLLMSLSVEDRVNIPTPRNELRMFHSNEIAYPASNYAPNPNPSAGRTILFTLEEYISESKKTVSSPELQPRLLCEEGLIQIGDGRHLYVLSFVIGAVENLDMLLPESNRAQKDAVDCYVSYSVFTHNIMTDRVAASASGAGCSAHFNQRTSLRLRSRLAALGRYFAQCPYLVTRVYAGDKDVGICSMDLRKLVPTEDPKQFVDQFCDHERSLTIHERCFILRCDGRPSDDHRRPFVDVEMSLKYVGDKKDKAQVRSTTYLIQ; from the exons ATGGACGAATTGAGAGGGCCAAATATACAAATAGTTCTTCATGTCAAAGAAG GGCTTGGGTTTGGATTTTTACGGAGTCCTTTTATTGTAAGCGGCTCCCTGAATGGATATATGCTGGAGACTGATCCGGTGGTGCCAACACACGCACCAGTCTTTGATGCAGAGCTCGTTTGGGAAGCTGACAAAAGAAGATTtcgaag CCTTCGAGTACAAAATGTGCCCGTCAAAGTGGAGGTATTCACCATGGGTACACAGGGCAGGAAGGACAAAATTGGATATCTTCTTCTAAGCCTGCTGGGTGCCCAGCCATGTCCATCAAATAAATTGAATGAT gtaAAACATACATGGCACAGGCTTTTGGGCGTGAAGTCAGAAGGCAAGTGCTGCCATCCTCAGTTGCTCATGAGCCTCTCTGTTGAAGACAGAGTTAATATTCCAACACCT AGAAACGAGTTGAGGATGTTTCACAGCAATGAAATAGCATATCCAGCTTCAAATTATGCTCCAAATCCCAATCCAAGTGCAGGCAGGACTATTTTGTTTACATTAG AGGAGTACATATCAGAAAGCAAGAAGACGGTGTCATCTCCTGAGCTTCAGCCACGATTGTTGTGTGAGGAAGGCCTCATACAAATAGGCGATGGCAGGCATCTCTACGTACTCAGCTTCGTTATAGGGGCTGTGGAGAATTTGGACATG CTCCTGCCTGAATCTAACAGAGCTCAAAAGGATGCAGTGGATTGTTACGTCAGTTATTCAGTGTTCACACACAATATTATGACagatag GGTTGCCGCCAGCGCGTCGGGCGCCGGGTGCTCCGCGCACTTCAACCAGCGCACGTCGCTGCGGCTGCGCTCGCGGCTGGCAGCCTTGGGCCGGTACTTCGCGCAGTGTCCCTACTTGGTCACCAGGGTGTATGCGGGCGATAAGGACGTGG GCATCTGCAGCATGGATCTCCGTAAACTGGTTCCCACTGAAGACCCCAAGCAGTTTGTGGATCAGTTCTGCGACCACGAACGCTCGCTCACCATACACGAGCGCTGTTTCATACTGCGCTGCGATGGCAGACCCAGTGACGACCATAGAAGACCTTTTGTAGACGTGGAAATGAGCCTGAAGTATGTTGGGGACAAAAAGGATAAGGCACAGGTGAGATCAACAACGTATTTAATTCAGTAA